The Fretibacterium sp. OH1220_COT-178 genome includes a region encoding these proteins:
- a CDS encoding purine-nucleoside phosphorylase: MLDALSDYERAVKALDSIRRVAGTFEPATAVVLGSGLGSVADEVESARILNTAEIPGWPLSTAPGHAGRIVMGTLEGRPVILLQGRVHFYEGYSMREVTFPVRVLGMMGVRQYVATNASGGVDPDLAPGDIVAVRDHINLMGANPLTGASEPRWNVRFPDMTHAYSPRLLEVLDRAAAGVGIALKRGVYAAFMGPSYETPAEVRMARILGADLVGMSTVPEVIVANAMGMETAVLSCVANRAAGMGDEHLTEEDVLRVMADSSHALGGLLRALMRALASDGR; this comes from the coding sequence ATGTTGGATGCACTCAGCGATTACGAGCGCGCCGTGAAGGCGCTCGATTCCATCCGCCGCGTGGCCGGAACCTTCGAGCCCGCCACGGCCGTCGTCCTGGGGTCCGGTCTGGGCTCCGTGGCGGACGAGGTGGAGTCCGCCCGAATCCTTAACACCGCGGAGATCCCGGGCTGGCCGCTCTCGACGGCGCCCGGGCACGCCGGGCGCATCGTGATGGGGACGCTCGAGGGCCGGCCGGTGATCCTGCTCCAGGGCCGGGTCCACTTCTACGAGGGCTATTCCATGCGGGAGGTCACCTTCCCGGTGCGGGTGCTGGGGATGATGGGCGTGCGGCAGTACGTGGCCACGAACGCCTCGGGCGGGGTCGACCCCGATCTCGCCCCGGGGGATATCGTGGCGGTGCGGGACCACATCAATCTCATGGGGGCCAACCCTCTGACGGGCGCGTCGGAGCCGCGGTGGAACGTGCGCTTTCCCGACATGACCCACGCCTACAGTCCCCGGCTGCTGGAGGTCCTGGACCGGGCCGCCGCCGGGGTGGGGATCGCCCTGAAGCGGGGCGTCTACGCGGCGTTCATGGGGCCCTCCTACGAGACCCCGGCCGAGGTCCGGATGGCTCGCATCCTGGGGGCGGACCTCGTGGGGATGTCCACGGTCCCCGAGGTCATCGTCGCGAACGCCATGGGGATGGAGACCGCCGTGCTCTCCTGCGTGGCCAACAGGGCCGCGGGGATGGGGGACGAGCATCTGACGGAGGAGGACGTCCTCCGGGTGATGGCCGATTCGTCGCACGCCCTGGGGGGCCTGCTCCGGGCGCTGATGCGCGCCCTCGCCTCCGATGGCCGCTAG